ACAAGATGATAAAAATGATTTCCAGACAGAAGTCAAGTGAGAGAGACCATTTTCAAAAATGAAGTTCTTTGTCTCGGTTAAGCAACCTGCTCGACCATAAAGATCAACCATAGAAGTGCAGTGCTCAACTCCAGGATTGATGCAATAAGCATCTTTCATCATCCTAAAATATTTACAACCTTCGTCAAGCAGCCCAGCATGGCTGCATGCATTTAAAACCCCTAGAAAAGTAACCTCATTTGGCCTAATACCCTGATTCAACATTTCTTCAAAAAGACTAATTGCCTGCCTTCCTTGACCCTGTAGCGAACAGCCAGATATCATTGAAGTCCACAAGATAACGTTCGGTTCATTGATTTGTCTGAAAATCATCCATGCACCATCCAAGCTACCACATTTAGAATACATATCAATTAATGAAGACCCAACATAAGCATCTACTCTGTGCCCTATTTTCTGAAAGTAGGCATGTATATGCCTTCCAAAATCCAAAATTCCAACATTAGCACAAGCAGAAATAACAGTTGTAACTGTTCGAATATCCACTACAACCAGTTCACGAACCATTAACCTGAAAGCTTTCAAACCATCTTCATACTTCCCATTCCAAACATAACCAGAAACCATTGAACCCCATGAAACTATTCCTGCCTTTGTTTCTTTGCTAGTAACTCCAACATTCCCTTTTCTCCGGAAATCCAGAGGAACATCTCTGAGAATTATAGATGCCTTATCTATTCTCCCACACTTACAATACATTTCTACAAGTGAACTCCTCGTAAAACCATCACTACCAAAGCCACGTTTAAGGACCATCCCATGGAGTTGTCTCCCAAGCTCCAAAACTGATAAAGAGGAAGCCAAAATAAGAGCTATGGAGAAAGTGACATCAGAAAACTCAGTCCCATATTCCACCATACAATGGAGTTGTTCCAATGCCCGTCGTTCATAACCACATTGCATCAACCCATCCACGATAGTATTCCAACTTACAACATCCTTACAAGGCAAACTCCTGAACATGTCAAGAGACTTCTCCACATCTCCAAAACGCAGATACGCACCGATCATTATATTCCATGACACAACATCCCTTTCATCCATCAACTCAAACAACCTTTCCGCATATTGAAAAGCATTGCATTTCAAGTAAACATCAAGAGCAGAGTTCCCCAGCACGACATCTACATCAACCCCATGTCTGAGCATCCATGCGTGAACTCCCTTGCCGAATTGAAGATTGCTGTCAAACGAACAACACTTGTAGACACTGGACAAGGTGTATTGGTTTGGGCAAGCACCCTTTGCCTGCATTTCTCTGAAAAGGTTAAAAACCATTTCTGAAGAGCCGGCTCTGGCAAAACTTGATATAAGGATGGTCCATGTGTGAGTGTTTTTGAGGGGAATTTCATCAAACAGCTTCTGGGCATGGCCCATGTTGTTGGATTTAGCATAGAGAGTTAAAAGATGGTTAACCCAGTTCAAAGTTTGAAAAGAGCCATTCTTGACGGAGAGGGCATGAAGGATACCCGGCGGTGGTGGACCATTGGATATGGTGGAACGAAAGAAGGAGCATGATTGGCGGTAACGAGGGTGAAATGGGA
This region of Vigna unguiculata cultivar IT97K-499-35 chromosome 5, ASM411807v1, whole genome shotgun sequence genomic DNA includes:
- the LOC114184989 gene encoding putative pentatricopeptide repeat-containing protein At3g23330; this translates as MGLGSCYRIYGNHVYLVLVTNYRITTTIPFHPRYRQSCSFFRSTISNGPPPPGILHALSVKNGSFQTLNWVNHLLTLYAKSNNMGHAQKLFDEIPLKNTHTWTILISSFARAGSSEMVFNLFREMQAKGACPNQYTLSSVYKCCSFDSNLQFGKGVHAWMLRHGVDVDVVLGNSALDVYLKCNAFQYAERLFELMDERDVVSWNIMIGAYLRFGDVEKSLDMFRSLPCKDVVSWNTIVDGLMQCGYERRALEQLHCMVEYGTEFSDVTFSIALILASSLSVLELGRQLHGMVLKRGFGSDGFTRSSLVEMYCKCGRIDKASIILRDVPLDFRRKGNVGVTSKETKAGIVSWGSMVSGYVWNGKYEDGLKAFRLMVRELVVVDIRTVTTVISACANVGILDFGRHIHAYFQKIGHRVDAYVGSSLIDMYSKCGSLDGAWMIFRQINEPNVILWTSMISGCSLQGQGRQAISLFEEMLNQGIRPNEVTFLGVLNACSHAGLLDEGCKYFRMMKDAYCINPGVEHCTSMVDLYGRAGCLTETKNFIFENGLSHLTSVWKSFLSSCRLHKNVEMGKWVSDMLLQVAPSDPGSYVLLSNMCASNHSWDEAARVRSLMHQRGVKKQPGQSWIQLKDQIHTFVMGDRSHHQDKEIYSYLDTLIGRLKEIGYSPDAKLVMQDVEEEQGEVLISHHSEKLAVVFGIINTAHRLPIRIIKNLRICTDCHNFIKHVSQLLDREIIVRDIHRYHHFNHGSCSCEDYW